Within the Melitaea cinxia chromosome 27, ilMelCinx1.1, whole genome shotgun sequence genome, the region agTTATTCTTCTGAAACTTACGGAGTGCTTAGTAGACAGCAGCAGTACATCCCGCTTGTCTTTCCATTTCATAATTGTTATTCCGTCGTCATTTTCTTGAGCTGAGAATTCTCCTGTCTTCAGTTTTGTTTGGACAACTGTTTGAGGTAAACCTCGTCTGTTTTTTCTAAGTGTGCCTATGAGATGAGTTTGTCCCGCTAGTAGTTTTCGTGCCAGATCCAAACTGGTATACCAATTATCTGTGCAAACCGTATGTCCTTTATTTAGATAATCGTCACACAAGGCAAGGACAACATTAGTCGGAGTAGTATTgacattttcataatttttgccAGCATAAACTTGCACTTTTACAGTGTATCCTGGGTTTGAGCACAGCTTAAAAAGTTTTATCCCATATTTGTGTcgcttatttttattgtattgccTAAAAATAACACGGCCACGAAATGGGATTAGACTTTCGTCAACACACATTTCTTGATTAGGTGTataatgacatttaaaattaGCATTTAGCATATCTAATAAGTGTCTAACTTTAAACAATCGGTCCTCCTTATTgtgatttatttcattattggcAAAGTGCAACATCCTCAAAATGAGTTCAAATCGATTTCGGCTCATAATGGACTTGACAAATTTCTGTTCAAAACATTTGTTAGTGCTCCAGTACAAAGATAGTTGAGGTAGTTTCACTATCCCCATCCAAATTAAAATGCCAAAGAACCGTTTAATTTCATGGCAATTTGTTGGCATCCATTTCTGCATTCGGTATGATTTTGTTGCACTTTTGTTCAAGGTTTGTAAAGCAAAGCGATTTGTTTCTTCGGCTATGTACTCGAATATACTGTCAGGTACTAGCAATGAATAAAATTCTGCTGGTTTAGCTGAACTCATGCTGGATCGCAATGAAAATGGCTTAAGCCCAGGACATTCAGTATATGGAATAATACTTGGTTGCTTACCCAACGGATTGAACCATACTTCAGTATTTCGTGAGGTTGGTAACACGGGAATCTGATCATCTTCACTGTCGGATAAAATCTGGCGTCGATGATGATTTTTGGTCCGTGCGATTGATACTGTATCATCGAGATCAACGTCAAATACTTGTGTAGCATCACTATTTGATAATGTGTTACATTCTTGATTATACACTGTTAAATCTAATTGCGATAGTTCGTAGTCCAAATCATCATAAAAATCTtccattttttgttgaaaatcaCAAATCAGTAACTAATAACTTGCTAAATCACTAACTGAACAACTATTTACTGCAGTCTCCTTCGATGCACAGCGACAAATGACGCGCGGGGGGCAAACACAGGCTGCTAAACAATCAAAATGGCGCCGGCGGCGGCGAGCGACGCGTTTGTTTCGCGCGCTTTTGAAATCATATGGCTGACAAAATGGCTGACGCGGCCCCATTGAGAATTTTATTACAGTGGCGCCGCGTCAGCCATATATGGCAGCcaccattatttatttatttatttcactattacattatgtAAAATGTAACGAAAATAGTGAATTAAGACATTCCTCACATTCCATGAccgtattttacaaaaaaaaaaatacagttagtTCATTTGTTAGTACGGCATTAtatgtgttaataaaaatttataaaattgctGTTCCAGAGGCTCCTGTTTCTTGCTGTTAATAACATTAGCCACATCAGTTTTCAGCAGCTCTGCAAATTGCACTAATTCACCGCCTAGGCTGTTCTCCAAATCATCTTCGTAAGCACTGACCATACTTGGGGATTTTTccaaaatttcttctgttgtaAGAGATTTTAGCTGtcgaaaaacttaaaaaacacTTGTAATTTTATGATATGCTTTCATACGTTTAGTTAAAGCAGACAGTACGTTATCAATAATGACAATAAACACGTTAAATTCGAAACGTTGTCCAGGTGTTTGATTTTCAACAAAGTTGTCGAGTGTAGTAGAGCCGCTGAAATGGTCGTACCTTGTATTTCGCTTGATTCGTCTTGACATCTGTTGCtggtattcttttttttattacatcctATGTAGTCTAGTCAACAAGTTCAAAAACCTGTGAAATAGAAATAAAGCTCCTAAAAATATGTGCGATAGCTCATTCGATTCGGAATGACGtctagaaaaatgtttttaagggTTTATTAGCACATAAAAAATggcgattattattattaacaaaataagattaaaaaatatgttatttagtttttcgttaattatttctaaaatggtGATATTTAAAGAATTTCGAAATAAGATCCTGAAAGAAGAGGAAAGAAGGCGGGCGAACGTCCATAGAAAGTTGGGCCTGAACGTTACATTAATGATTTTAGTGTTATTCTATAGTAACTATAGTCCTTTATCAAATACAGAACATTTTGCATAAATCCTCCATGGGAGAAAAGTTAAGTTAGTTAAGTTACAAGATTactttgtttagtaaaaaataacctCAAATCGTTATAGTCACTCAGTACTTGTGTTATTTAAAGTACAATTACACGACTATGGACACCTACGGTTCAATGATAAAGCATGTTTATTACAACTGAATCtatgtatttcttatttttcatttgtcaataataaaggggatagttaattaaaaaatggttaattattttaacatttatttaatcatcatcataaattaatagaatgttatttaaaaattgtgcaGGTGGTATTAGATTTTCTTGATGTCTTGCCCAGCCTAGGTACCATATTACGGACATAACATGGCAACAGCAACCTACTGTTCGTCTCCCTAcaacacaattacaataataagctCCGATGGCATCCCTTCCTCTGCGAGAATTGTCAACTAATACGTATACAAAGTACGTTTTTGCacttatatcatcatcatcatcatcattacagcctacacagtctactgctggacataggcctccacaagtttacgccaaaaataacgtgaactcatgtgttgttTAACGTATTCCACTTAGGCCCCGTTCACACAGACCGGCTCGGAGAGCATCGGCCTGCTTTTTTCTTTTCACACAGACCGGGTCGTATACGCTTGGAATTGGCCGGAGCGGAGCCGCCAACTATTTCACATCGACCGGCTGGGAAGAGATCTGAAAGCGGGTGCGGTTGGATGTGCTCGGAGCCGGTCGGATGCGCTCGGAGTCGGGTGGATACACTACAAAGGCAGTGCCAGTATTCCGCGCAGTCTAAGTTTTGTTTTCGGTGTGTTAACGTGTGCTTTTCGAAACATGGATTTAGATAGCTCCGACGAAGAAATATATTTGTTAGCAAGATTACTTGAAATAGAACATAGGAAACGTAAGCGCAAGCGGAAACAAATATGGGTAAAACATATTTGGAAAAACAGACTAATCCATGGGGAGTTTCACACCATTTTCGAGGAATTGAAGAGAGATAGCCTAAAATTTTATGAGTATTATCGTATGGAATATTGGCAATTTTTGAAATTGACAGATTTGTTAAgagtacatataacaaaaaagaCTACAAATTATCGTTGCACCATTACAGCCGAAGAAAGGTTAACGGTAACtttaaggtaaataaaaaacaattatttatactaatcaTGTTATTTAGATCACAAAATCACAGCCCTCCATTTATTAAGCATTGTTTACGTTAATGAAATGTAAATTACTTATACTAATCATGTTAAATAACACAAACATCTAAATAGATCACAAAATCACAGCCCTCCATTTATTAAGCATTATTTACGTTaatgaaatgtaattaaatagtaCAGATTTGTgtgtgtttaattattattattataattattattgtttttgattgtttattattttgtattttgtgtgCTGGTATTGTACCCGTAAGTAGTCTGATCTGGATAGTTTTGAGGAATATAGGTTTCGTTTGACACTAGGTAAGTAGATTGATTAGTCGATGGCGGTGAATTTATAGACAAAGAATAATTCAAATCTGTACTATTTTCATACAGACTTAATTCAGCTTCATTAACAATGTTAAACACGCGCCTTTTAATTCGTGCTTGGACTTCTTTTGGGAATGTTTCCACTGTATCTgacatagacaaaaaaaaattacgtaatgCCTTGTCACGGGGTGtagtatttcttttttcttcaaGATACTCTTCGAAAACCGTAGCAACATCTTTGCTTAAGCGTGGTCTCTTTTTCGAGCCAGAAGTACTTGCAAGCGATTCAACTTCAGAATGGTCAGAACGTTTAGATGATGTCGATGGTGGTGGTATTGGTGTGCCTCTGAATCATCCGATGATAATGTTACATTAGATATTTGGTTTCGATTGCGAAAAAATggtattataaaagaaagttctttttcaaattttatcaatttgGACGTAGTTGCACCATCGCCACTCTTGCCTTTTCGGTTATAATAGGCTTTTCTGAAGTTATCTCGCAGTTTCTTCCAACGATCCTGGCACTGCGTCACTGGAAAGAacagaaatgaaaaattaataacataactcttttttattttatagttcgTTTTGGTACGGCAGtcttatatttctattttgtgtgtttgttttatttttacagattcCTCATCACTGGTTGCAGTTTCAAAAACTTGTCATTTAATTTTCGAATCGGAATTTCTACAGTTCATTCAATTATTCATGAGACAATCAGAGTAATTTGTGATGTTTTGATGCCCATAGTTATGCAGATGCCAGATGAAGAAATGTGGGAAAAGGTTTCACGtgatttctttaatatttgGAATTTTCCTAACTGTTTGGGCGCTATAGACGGAAAGCATGTCAATATACAGGCACCAGATAATAGTGGAAGcttatactataattataaaaactttttcagtACAGTGTTACTAGCTGTGGTCGACGCGaaatacagttttttaattgttgatGTCGGATCATATGGTAAAAATAGCGACGGCGGAATTttacagaattcaaaatttTGGAAAAAACTCAACACCAATAAGTTAAAGCTGCCCCCAAATAAACCTCTACCTAGTACCACTGAAAGCTTACCACATGTTTTTATAGGAGACGAGGCATTTCCTTTGAGCAATAATATATTGCGGCCGTATCCAAGAGAACAAGCAAgaacagaattatcaaaaaaagtatttaatctaCGTTTAAGCAGGGCAAGAAAAGTCGTAGAATGTGCATTTGGAATGCTAACTCAAAGATttgaaatttatcaaaaacGAATGAAAATTCAGCCGAAGTACtgtgatttaattatattagcaACTACatgtttacataattttttaatagaaaatcgGACGCCAGGACAAGAGAATGAATTTCACagcaatataaatttattaacagCAATAACAgacaataataatgaaaacagTTCTAATAGCGACGCAGTTCTAACCACAAGGAATAAATTTAGGGATTATTTTTCATCAAGTGGTGCTTTAGATTGGCAAGATCAAGTGGCTACGCGAGTTtcttaagttatatttaataaaaattgtctaCTACATAAGTATATTCTAACGATCAGATACTCAAACGAGTTTTTAAAGTAAGGGCGCATTTAAACTCATGTTATTCCTATTTTGACTTTGAATCTAACACGTCGCAGCACGAGTTTAAGAAGCCCTTGCTTTAAAATTCGTTTGAGTATCTGGGGGTAGGTGTAAAACAATGAAAACCTTACTTACCACTTATTCCG harbors:
- the LOC123667236 gene encoding piggyBac transposable element-derived protein 4-like; protein product: MEDFYDDLDYELSQLDLTVYNQECNTLSNSDATQVFDVDLDDTVSIARTKNHHRRQILSDSEDDQIPVLPTSRNTEVWFNPLGKQPSIIPYTECPGLKPFSLRSSMSSAKPAEFYSLLVPDSIFEYIAEETNRFALQTLNKSATKSYRMQKWMPTNCHEIKRFFGILIWMGIVKLPQLSLYWSTNKCFEQKFVKSIMSRNRFELILRMLHFANNEINHNKEDRLFKVRHLLDMLNANFKCHYTPNQEMCVDESLIPFRGRVIFRQYNKNKRHKYGIKLFKLCSNPGYTVKVQVYAGKNYENVNTTPTNVVLALCDDYLNKGHTVCTDNWYTSLDLARKLLAGQTHLIGTLRKNRRGLPQTVVQTKLKTGEFSAQENDDGITIMKWKDKRDVLLLSTKHSVSFRRITKKGKEKIKPKIVVDYNHAKSAVDLSDQMSSYTTPLRKTTKWPKRLAMELLLNTAIVNSYILYKLTTKKKLSVVQFRTALVDYLVHTGVPETSASSRPRRVKHELKKRQGLASACRKYCVRCYKENCAQFGKSSCSK
- the LOC123667237 gene encoding protein ANTAGONIST OF LIKE HETEROCHROMATIN PROTEIN 1-like, whose product is MQMPDEEMWEKVSRDFFNIWNFPNCLGAIDGKHVNIQAPDNSGSLYYNYKNFFSTVLLAVVDAKYSFLIVDVGSYGKNSDGGILQNSKFWKKLNTNKLKLPPNKPLPSTTESLPHVFIGDEAFPLSNNILRPYPREQARTELSKKVFNLRLSRARKVVECAFGMLTQRFEIYQKRMKIQPKYCDLIILATTCLHNFLIENRTPGQENEFHSNINLLTAITDNNNENSSNSDAVLTTRNKFRDYFSSSGALDWQDQVATRVS